The proteins below come from a single Panicum hallii strain FIL2 chromosome 7, PHallii_v3.1, whole genome shotgun sequence genomic window:
- the LOC112900968 gene encoding auxin-induced protein 6B-like, whose protein sequence is MAKCSSKIRYIVWLRQTLRRWRSRAAARAAVAAAGGEAVVPAGHVAVCVGGASRRFVVRAAHLNHPVFRELLRQAEEEYGFPSGACAGPIALPCDEGLFEHVLRHLSSPSKASRFVTLEDIKSGALSCCCVAAAGDSLPLLHGIAADKAVW, encoded by the coding sequence ATGGCGAAATGCAGCAGCAAGATCCGCTACATCGTGTGGCTCCGGCAGACgctgcggcggtggcggtcccgcgccgcggcgcgcgcagcggtggcggcggccgggggcgagGCGGTGGTCCCGGCGGGCCACGTGGCGGTGTGCGTGGGCGGCGCGTCGCGGCGGTTCGTGGTGCGGGCGGCGCACCTGAACCACCCGGTGTTCCGGGAGCTGCTCCGGCAGGCGGAGGAGGAGTACGGCTTCCCGTCCGGCGCCTGCGCGGGCCCCATCGCGCTCCCCTGCGACGAGGGCCTCTTCGAGCACGTCCTCCGCCACCTCTCCTCCCCGTCCAAGGCCTCCCGGTTCGTCACCCTCGAGGACATCAAGAGCGGCGcgctctcctgctgctgcgtcgccgccgccggcgactcgCTCCCGCTCCTCCACGGCATCGCTGCCGACAAGGCCGTGTGGTGA
- the LOC112901586 gene encoding auxin-induced protein X10A-like: protein MCRVAITIPSLVCLRRAVRRWRSRTAAARAASPRSGKNGDATVPAGHVAVCVGGTGSGEGSTGPRRFVVRLAHLTHPAFLELLQQAEEEYGFPAASGPIALPCDEDHFLDVLHRVSSASSCCCGPAVTRRGRGDARPLLQGMAVEKLVW from the coding sequence ATGTGCAGGGTCGCGATCACCATCCCGTCGCTCGtctgcctgcgccgcgccgtgcggcGGTGGCGGTCCCGCACTGCCGCAGCGCGGGCCGCCTCCCCGCGCTCCGGAAAGAATGGAGACGCCACGGTGCCGGCGGGGCACGTGGCGGTGTGCGTCGGGGGCACCGGCAGCGGCGAAGGCTCGACGGGGCCGAGGCGGTTCGTGGTGCGGCTGGCGCACCTCACCCACCCGGCGTTCCTGGAGCTGCTCCAGCAAGCGGAGGAGGAGTACGGCTTCCCGGCCGCGTCCGGCCCCATCGCGCTCCCCTGCGACGAGGACCACTTCCTCGACGTCCTCCACCGCGTGTCCTCGGCCTCCTCGTGCTGCTGCGGCCCGGCCGTcacgcggcgcgggcgcggcgacgcgcggccgctgctgcaggggatGGCCGTCGAGAAGCTCGTCTGGTGA